TCGTTTTCACCTTTGGATGAGAGTTGGACATGAGCGACAAACAAAAGCAGCGGGGGCGCACCTGGTCCGTCTTCACCCGACTTGTCGTCGCCGCGACCATGGTCGGCGGTGGATTGACCTTCGCGCTCGACGGGCAATCGGCGGCACAGGAGGCAAAGCCTGTGCCGAAGGCACTTCACGATATCGCGTCGGCCGAAGGACGCCAGACGGCGGTGTTGGCCGGCGGTTGCTTCTGGGGCGTGCAGGCCGTGTTTCAACATGTGGCCGGCGTTACGGGTGTCACGTCAGGGTACGCGGGCGGCAGCGCAGGTACGGCGACCTACGAGCAGACGGAAACCGGCACCACCGGGCATGCTGAAGCAGTGGAAATAACGTTCGACCCGAAGCAGGTGAGCTACGGCAAGTTGCTCGAGATCTACTTCTCCGTCGCCCATGATCCGACGCAGCTTGGCGGGCAGGGACCCGACAGTGGACCACAATATCGATCCGCAATTTTCCCGCGCAATGACGAGCAGGCGAAGGTTGCCGCCGACTATATCGCGCAACTGAACGCGGCAAACGTCTTCGCCCGGTCGATTGCGACGACGATCGAGCCCGGCAAGGCTTTCTATCAGGCCGAGGCCTATCACCAGAATTACGTCTACAACAATCCGGGCCAGCCCTATGTCGTCATCTACGAGCAACCGAAGATCGGCGCTCTACATCGCCTGTTCCCGGGCCTCTTTCGCGAGAAGCCCGTGCTTGTAGCGGACAGTGCTGCTTAGCTGATGAGGAGCCGTGGGGCCTCCCGGCGGGCCAAGCCAGTTCGGACACAAGGATACAGTTTCGCGGCGGGCTGCACACACCCGCGATACGCCCAAATGACACTCTGGCTGCGAGCACGTTTCGAGCCTTTGGCGGCGAAACGCCGCTGCGGTCATGATCAACGGAAGGAGCCACCATGCGTATCTTCGCAACAGTTTTCGCCATCGCCGCGCTCGCGGCTGCGCCATGCGCCTGGGATAGCGACCCGAGAGAGCCCTCGCTTCTTGCCGCACTCGTCTCCGGTTCCGGATCAGCAGCGGTTGCTGAGCAGGGAGCAGGATTGCTGCAAGAGGCGCCGCGCGAGGAGCTTGCCGATCCATTCTTCAACTGATGATAGAACCGCCGAGACCAACGGCCGTGAGACGTCAAGGAACGCCAGCCGACGCTTGTCCTGGCGCAGCGCGAATCGCGGGCCGCGAATTCGAGACCTGGATCGAATCCATCCGCTCCGTTCAAGCTACTTCAGCACAGCAGATGTTTGTCCGGCGCCGAGTCCTTCGTCACGTCTGGGCTGGCTCGGTGCTTGACGATCTTCGTCTCGATGGCCGCCACTTCCTCCGGAAGCTTCGATCGCTCGACGATCGCTTTCGCCTCGGCCTTTTCCCTGCGGTGAATGCCCGTCTGCTGGCAATCCTTGCTGAAACGCCTTCATGCGGTCGGATGCCTGTTCCGCCGAGATGGGTCGCTGACCGCCGAGACGGGTACACAGAGTCTTTGAGGTCGCCCATCCACATCCGTCCGGTTTTGAGTTTCGCCAGCAGACCCCCTTGTGGGAATCTTCTGACGACTACCCCGTCTAACTTCGCGAAACGTCGGGAAAGTTTGCCAGTACACATTGGGATACACAGCCTCGCTGCAGCGAACATATCCCGGATACACCACGGCAACATAGTCCCCTCGATCCGGCCGATGTCTCTGGCATCGCCCCCACAACCGAACGAGGAGAATGATGATGTCCAGACGCCATTTGCCAAGTGCCAGGAGCAGTCGCTTGGCTGCCTTCGCGCTGTCCGGAGCGATCGCGATCCTGCTTCCTCCGCTCGCCGCCCATGCCGCAGGGGCTTCCTCGGCGGCCAGCGCCCAGATCACGGCTGCGGCAAGACCCGCGGCCGACGAATCCATCCGTCCGTTCCAATTCCACGCCAGTGATGCCGCGCTTGCCGATCTTAAGCAGCGCATCGCGGCGGCCAAGTGGCCGGATCGCGAACTGGTGGCGGACGGCACCCAGGGCGTGCAACTTGCCACCATGCAGAAGCTCGCCGACTATTGGGCAACAAACTACGATTGGCGCCGGGTGGAGAAGACACTCAACGACCTGCCGCAGTTCGTGACCAATATCGACGGCGTCGACATTCACTTCATTCACGTGCGCTCCAAGCATAAGAATGCGATGCCACTCATCGTCACCCACGGCTGGCCGGGCTCGATCATCGAGCAGTTGAAGATCATCGATCCCCTGACCAATCCGACCGCCCACGGGGGCACGGAAGCCGATGCTTTCGACGTGGTCATCCCCTCGCTTCCCGGCTACGGCTTCTCCGGCAAGCCGACGGAGCGCGGCTGGGACCCGGTGCGGATCGCGCGCGCCTGGGCAGTGCTGATGCAGCGTCTCGGCTACTCACATTACGTCGCGCAGGGTGGCGACTGGGGCGACGCCGTTACCGAGCAGATGGCGCTGCAGCAGCCGGCGGGCTTGCTCGGGATCCACACCAACATGCCGGCGACCGTGCCTGACGAGATCCAGAAGAGCCTCGATGCCGGCCAGCCGGCACCAGCGAACCTTTCGGCCGACGAGCGCCGCGCCTATGAGCAGCTCGACTTCTTCTACCGGAACGGGCTTTCCTATGCGCAGGAGATGAGCAAACGTCCGCAAACACTTTATGCGATCGAGGATTCGCCGATCGGACTTGCGAGCTGGATGCTCGACCACGATGCCCGCAGCTACGAGTTGATCGCCCGCGTCTTCGATGGCAAGCCGGAAGGGCTGACGCGCGATGACGTGCTCGACAATGTCACGCTCTACTGGCTGACCAACACGGCCGTCTCCTCGGCGCGGCTCTACTGGGAAAACAAGCTTGCCTTCTTCCAGCCGAAGGGCGTGCAGATCCCGGTGGCCGTCAGCGCCTTCCCGGACGAGCTTTATCAGGCACCAAAATCCTGGGCGGAGAAGGCATTCCCCAAGCTCATCCATTATAATCGTCTCGCCAAGGGCGGGCACTTTGCAGCCTGGGAACAGCCGCAAGCCCTAGTCGACGAGTTGAGGGTTTCATTCAAGTCACTGCGTCAACCGAGCTGACAGGAGGGGGCGTGCGAAAGCGCGCCCCACCGTCGCAACCAAGGAGAAGTGACATGACAGGTGCCGTGAGCAACAACAGCCCCGCGACCGTGGACTTGAAGTTCGAGGTCGCCGTCATTCCGGTCGCGGATGTCGATCGCGCCAAAAATTTCTACGGTCGCCTCGGTTGGCGGCTGGATGCCGACTTTCCCGTCGGCGATGCGTTTCGCGTTGTGCAGTTCACGCCCCCGGGCTCGCCGGCATCGATCCACTTCGGCACCGGGCTGACTTCGGCCACGCCAGGCTCGGCTAGCGGTCTTTATCTCGTGGTCTCGGATATCGAAGCCGCGCGTGCTGAACTGGTCGAACGTGGCGCGGAGGTCAGCGAGATCTTCCACCGCGAAGGTCCGGGAAAGCCGGCGATCAACGGCCGTGACCCGGCCCGCCGCAGCTACCGTTCCTATGCGACCTTCAGCGACCCCGATGGCAACGGCTGGCTGCTGCAGGAGGTGACCGAACGTCTGCCCGGGCGCGTGGATACCGAGGTGGCGGACTTTGCTTCCGTCGGTGACCTTGCGGCGGCCCTGCGTCGTGCTGCTGCCGCCCATGGCGAGCACGAGAAGCGCAACGGTGGTGAGCACGACCATAACTGGCCGGATTGGTATGCGGCCTACATGGTGGCCGAACATGCGGGCAAGCCGCTTCCCGAGTAGGTATTGCTCTGACCAGAGCGTCTCACCGGCATTCCTAAGAAACATTCAGCCGGATGTTGGCGCGGGTTGTAGGGTATACCCGAACGACTTTTCTCTTCGCTCGAGATTGGTGAGTACGCGTCGACGGTAATTCTCCTCGTAGTGGGAGGCTCCCGGATCGCTGTATGCCATACCGTGCCGCAGGGTGTTGTAGAACAAGACGGCGATTTTGCGGGCTGTGGCAGTGACCGCCTTGGCCTTACCGACGCGTGCGGACAGACGCCGATAGAATGCCCCCAACGCGGTCTGAGTGCGCCCAACCGCAAGCGCGGCAAGTCGCAGTAGCGCCGCGGCCCGGCTAGCAGACCGTCGGGTGCGTGACGACAACACTTTGCCGCCGGAGATTTTGTTGCTTGGTGAGAGGCACAGCCAGGAGGTGAAGTAGTGCTTGGCACTCGTCCAGGCCGAGAGGTTGGTCCCGCACTCTCCGACTAATTTGAGCGTCTGATAGGGCCCGAGCCCGTGAATCTGAGTGATGTCGCAGCCGAGCAAGCCGTACAGGGCGGTGCGAACATCGAAGGCTGGGTTATTGGCTTGCTTCTGCGTTGTCCGCACGGTCGGCGGTTTGCCGACAGGGGTGGACGAGGCCTTCCGCAGCCGCTTCAACACAGCCTCGATGCGCATGTCGCAGAGCACGGTCGTCGCCCAGGAGTTGCGCGAACTGGCGCAACGATCGGCCAGTGCGACCAAGGACATCAAGGCACTGATCGGCGCCTCGACCGAACACGTCAAAAACAGCGTGTCGCTCGTCGGCGAGACCGGCACGGCCCTCGAAGAAATCCTGACCCAGGTCCAGGAAATCAACGCCAACGTCTCGGCGATCGTCGAGGCTGCCCGCGAACAATCGACCGGCCTCAAGGAAATCAACCAGGCGGTCAACTCGATGGACCAGGCGACCCAGCAGAACGCCGCGATGGTCGAGGAAAGCACGGCCGCAAGCCACGCCATGGCCCGCGAAGCCGAAGCCTTGCACGAACTCCTGAGGCAGTTCCGTTACGGCCATGAAGCCCAGATCATCGACGCGAACCGCCACTTCGACGATCGCGCGCAGCCGACCCGGCTGCGTTCAACCGCCCGCGCCACGCGCGGCGGTCAACGAACAAACCTTGCCGCGGCGCCGGCCGCGGATGGCTGGCAGAATTTCTGAGCGCACATCCCTGCACCCGCGCTCGGGAATGGGGAAGGCGGCGACCGGTAGCCGCCTTCCTTGCATGTGGATGTGGGAGAAGAAGGCAAGCGGCGCTTTTTGGAAAATTAACGCGTAAGTTTTAGCCGCGATGGACGAGGACAGCCTTTCTGAGAAAGCTCTTGTGGCGACTTCGTCGTTGCAGACACCCTCGAAGATTAGAGGGTGCTGAACACCCAATTCACGCGTTCAGAGTTTGGCTGAGATATCTGTACCGAAGTCCCAGTGTACAGTCAGCAGGCGGATAACTACCGCTCAGCAGGCTGCAGGCGGTGCGAGCTTGTCTCCCGTTCACCATTCGCTGTGCTCGGAGAAGCGGTGGGAGGCGCCGACAATTCGATACATCTGGGGGAGGCGTTCGAAATATCCCCGATACATGCCCAAACCTAACCTGCCCCCAGTGGCGGCATGGCCACCTTCAGGGCTAAAGCACCTCGCAAACCATAGAAACCTGCGCACGATTACGGGATGTATCGATGAGAACGAAATTTGGAGCACTCTCTCTGGCTGGCGTTGCGATTGTAGTTTTAGTCGGCGCAAGTTTCCCATCGACGGATCTCTCGAATGCGCTGGCGCTTGGCGCTGGAGTGGTTGGCAGTCGGGAGACGGCTGAGATTGATCGACCGCTTGAACCCGGTACTAAAGCCACGCCAGTCTCGGTAGCTGGTGTTGGTGCGCTCCCAGCCATCGGCAGATTCCCCTCATTCGACGGCGCGACAGGCTGGATTAATTCACCCGCGTTGCGACGAGATGATCTCAAGGGAAAGGTCGTTCTAGTTAATTTTTGGACCTATGCGTGCGGCGACTGCGTCAGTGCCCTGCCAAGGATTACGTCTTGGACGGAAAAGTTTGGAAAGGATGGACTGGTAGTGGTGGGCGTCCACTCCCCTGAATTCGCGTTCGAAAAGGATCGTTCCGGACTAGAGCGGGCGGTTAAGGGGTATGATATCGGGTATCCGGTTGCGATCGACAACGACTATCAAATCTGGAGGGCATACAGCAACAGCTACTGGCCGGAGCAGTATGTCATCGATCGTCAAGGAGTAGTTCGCTATCACCATCTCGGAGCGAATGACTACGATCGGACGCAGGCCGTGATCGAGGCATTGCTTCATGCGCCTACGAACGCGAACTGAAGGTGGATTGACCGCGCTTCCGGCATTCCGGCACGGAATCAATCCGCCGGCCCCCGGTAGCGCCTTTAGCGATGCATTGACAACAAACCCCTCGGCCTCCAGTCGACGAATAGACTCCCGGACCGGAGTGTGGCCGACGCCTAGCTGTAAGGCGATCCGGTCCCTCACCAGCGGAGCCACACATGGCCCCCCCTTAAGGATCGCGTTGGGGAAACAGTCCGCGTCGGTCGCTGACCTGAAAGTGGCGGGTCTACTCTCTAACTGATAGTTGTCGCTTCCAAACATCCATCGACGCCGGTTTTCGCGGCGATCGTTAACTTGGCGGCGGCGGTAGATAGTTCTCCAGCACCGCTCGCAAGTCGAGCCTGGGAAGTAGCTATCAAACAACGATCGGTACCGTGGCTCTGGATCACGACCGACGAGCAGGTGGACATTCGCGCGTGAAAAGCTAGTCCGCCCAAATTAAGAGACGCTGGACCGAGCAAAGGGCCGTGTGCGTCCATTACCGCCCATCCGCTGCATCTTCCAGTCTTTCTTGAATTGGATTAGTCAATAGGCTAACTAACTTAGTATGAGCGAAGTGGTGGAAAAAGCGAACGCGTTATCTAACTCCAACCGGGTTCAGATCCTCGCGTGGTTGAAAAACCCCGAAAGCCACTTCGGGCCGGATCAGCGTATAGATTCGGCCGAGGGAGTATGCGGATTGTATATCGCTGAGAAGCTCGGTGTTTCTCCTGCGACCGCGTCCGCGCACTTGAAGATTTTGACACAGGCAGGGTTTCTGCGTCCCCTTCGGATCGGGAAATTCACATATTTCCAGAGGATCGAGGGTGCCTTTACCGAGTTTGCTCGTAACATCGAGTTACTATGAGCCCGAACTAGGTCGTGTTGACAAAGTGCCTTCTCAAATCATCTAACGTCTGATTCAAAGCTGCCTTTTTGGGAGGCAGAGATGGCGCGTGGAGACCTAACCGACGCGGAATGGCGGATCGTGGAACCGCTTCTTCCTGCGGAGCGAGGGCGTAAGTCCCGTCCTTCCCATGATAACCGCCAGTTCATGA
The nucleotide sequence above comes from Ensifer adhaerens. Encoded proteins:
- the msrA gene encoding peptide-methionine (S)-S-oxide reductase MsrA; this encodes MSDKQKQRGRTWSVFTRLVVAATMVGGGLTFALDGQSAAQEAKPVPKALHDIASAEGRQTAVLAGGCFWGVQAVFQHVAGVTGVTSGYAGGSAGTATYEQTETGTTGHAEAVEITFDPKQVSYGKLLEIYFSVAHDPTQLGGQGPDSGPQYRSAIFPRNDEQAKVAADYIAQLNAANVFARSIATTIEPGKAFYQAEAYHQNYVYNNPGQPYVVIYEQPKIGALHRLFPGLFREKPVLVADSAA
- a CDS encoding epoxide hydrolase family protein — translated: MSRRHLPSARSSRLAAFALSGAIAILLPPLAAHAAGASSAASAQITAAARPAADESIRPFQFHASDAALADLKQRIAAAKWPDRELVADGTQGVQLATMQKLADYWATNYDWRRVEKTLNDLPQFVTNIDGVDIHFIHVRSKHKNAMPLIVTHGWPGSIIEQLKIIDPLTNPTAHGGTEADAFDVVIPSLPGYGFSGKPTERGWDPVRIARAWAVLMQRLGYSHYVAQGGDWGDAVTEQMALQQPAGLLGIHTNMPATVPDEIQKSLDAGQPAPANLSADERRAYEQLDFFYRNGLSYAQEMSKRPQTLYAIEDSPIGLASWMLDHDARSYELIARVFDGKPEGLTRDDVLDNVTLYWLTNTAVSSARLYWENKLAFFQPKGVQIPVAVSAFPDELYQAPKSWAEKAFPKLIHYNRLAKGGHFAAWEQPQALVDELRVSFKSLRQPS
- a CDS encoding VOC family protein, which encodes MTGAVSNNSPATVDLKFEVAVIPVADVDRAKNFYGRLGWRLDADFPVGDAFRVVQFTPPGSPASIHFGTGLTSATPGSASGLYLVVSDIEAARAELVERGAEVSEIFHREGPGKPAINGRDPARRSYRSYATFSDPDGNGWLLQEVTERLPGRVDTEVADFASVGDLAAALRRAAAAHGEHEKRNGGEHDHNWPDWYAAYMVAEHAGKPLPE
- a CDS encoding transposase translates to MRIEAVLKRLRKASSTPVGKPPTVRTTQKQANNPAFDVRTALYGLLGCDITQIHGLGPYQTLKLVGECGTNLSAWTSAKHYFTSWLCLSPSNKISGGKVLSSRTRRSASRAAALLRLAALAVGRTQTALGAFYRRLSARVGKAKAVTATARKIAVLFYNTLRHGMAYSDPGASHYEENYRRRVLTNLERREKSFGYTLQPAPTSG
- a CDS encoding redoxin domain-containing protein — encoded protein: MRTKFGALSLAGVAIVVLVGASFPSTDLSNALALGAGVVGSRETAEIDRPLEPGTKATPVSVAGVGALPAIGRFPSFDGATGWINSPALRRDDLKGKVVLVNFWTYACGDCVSALPRITSWTEKFGKDGLVVVGVHSPEFAFEKDRSGLERAVKGYDIGYPVAIDNDYQIWRAYSNSYWPEQYVIDRQGVVRYHHLGANDYDRTQAVIEALLHAPTNAN
- a CDS encoding ArsR/SmtB family transcription factor, with amino-acid sequence MSEVVEKANALSNSNRVQILAWLKNPESHFGPDQRIDSAEGVCGLYIAEKLGVSPATASAHLKILTQAGFLRPLRIGKFTYFQRIEGAFTEFARNIELL